Proteins from a genomic interval of Rutidosis leptorrhynchoides isolate AG116_Rl617_1_P2 unplaced genomic scaffold, CSIRO_AGI_Rlap_v1 contig213, whole genome shotgun sequence:
- the LOC139881964 gene encoding transcription factor BIM2-like, which produces MRGGGGGAKVNHEDDEYDDDDFASKRNPSSAANNTSTSIQDGKNIDKAYAIRSKHSVTEQRRRSKINERFQVLREIIPHSEQKRDTASFLLEVIEYVQYLQEKVQKYEGSFQGWGSEPMKLMPWRNSHWRAQNLVGPPPQAIKNGSGPGPTTYLAKHDENNLSIAPAMLASAQQVIESDPNRDSSSKAMDHHHPEFANKGLALPMPSMQQANIYAPTQFDGGIVHPQQRPVISDGQSAECQVSGESLNQHEELEIQGGTISISSVYSQGLLNNLTQALETAGVDLSHANVSVQIDLGKRANRGLASGASATKDAENPHLSNQTMTHLRAMSSGEGSDQAHKRLKT; this is translated from the exons ATGAGAGGAGGAGGTGGAGGAGCTAAAGTAAACCATGAAGACGATGAATACGACGATGACGACTTCGCTTCCAAGAGAAACCCCTCTTCCGCCGCCAACAACACCTCCACTTCCATTCAAG ATGGGAAGAATATTGATAAAGCTTACGCAATTAGATCCAAACATTCGGTAACCGAGCAGCGAAGAAGAAGCAAAATCAATGAAAG ATTTCAGGTATTAAGAGAAATAATCCCTCACAGCGAGCAAAAGAGAGATACAGCATCATTCCTGTTAGAG GTCATTGAATATGTCCAGTATTTACAAGAGAAGGTACAGAAGTATGAAGGTTCCTTTCAGGGGTGGGGTTCTGAGCCAATGAAGTTGATGCCATGG AGAAATAGTCACTGGCGTGCCCAAAATCTTGTGGGTCCCCCACCACAGGCAATAAAAAATGGTTCTGGTCCAGGACCAACAACCTATCTTGCGAAACATGATGAAAATAACCTCAGTATAGCCCCAGCAATGCTTGCAAGTGCACAACAAGTCATAGAGTCAGACCCAAACCGAGATTCTTCCAGCAAAGCAATGGACCACCACCATCCTGAGTTTGCAAACAAAGGATTAGCTCTACCCATGCCTTCTATGCAACAAGCAAACATATATGCTCCCACCCAATTTGATGGTGGAATTGTGCATCCTCAGCAAAGACCAGTAATTTCCGATGGCCAGTCAGCCGAGTGTCAAGTTAGCGGGGAATCGTTGAATCAACACGAGGAGCTCGAAATTCAAGGAGGGACCATCAGCATCTCTAGTGTTTACTCCCAAGG GTTATTAAACAATCTGACACAAGCCTTGGAGACTGCTGGTGTTGACCTATCACATGCCAATGTTTCAGTGCAGATTGATCTTGGTAAACGTGCAAATAGAGGGCTGGCCTCTGGAGCATCCGCTACTAAG GACGCAGAGAATCCTCACCTTAGTAATCAAACGATGACTCATCTTAGAGCAATGAGCAGTGGAGAGGGCTCTGATCAAGCACATAAACGACTAAAGACGTAA
- the LOC139881965 gene encoding uncharacterized protein encodes MDIEDQLILLIIIHWYVDRFRSNQMPRTKDNTSSLSGVKYTLELLRGSNTQCIELMRMSRDAFVRLCDHFKQKQWIKDSKHISVEEKLATFLTIIAHNERFVVVKRRFQHSSHTIHKYFHEVLETIMEFIKEMIMPTTFDPNFDIPGSHKRAVGAFDGTLVHAIIPLDQQIAYRGRGKGKCYQNVLAICDFNMIFTYVYAGVAHDSRVLGDILSNPDNCFSFPPPNKYYLCDAAYPSTRGFLTPYRNVRYWLGDYRRRRATTKEEKFNHAHARIRNVIERAFGVLKARFPILDKMAPYDFNVQRDVVIACFAVHNFIRKERINDDLFNHFDTAQIIFDEEQQEENPEEAYRTNWTTEDV; translated from the exons ATGGACATTGAAGACCAACTTATACTCTTAATAATCATTCATTGGTACGTTGATCGATTTCGATCCAATCAAATGCCAAGAACTAAAGACAATACATCATCTCTATCTGGTGTAAAATACACTTTGGAATTATTGCGTGGCTCAAATACACAATGCATAGAGTTGATGCGGATGTCTCGTGATGCATTTGTTCGTTTATGCGATCATTTTAAACAGAAGCAATGGATCAAAGATAGTAAACACATAAGCGTTGAAGAAAAGCTAGCAACATTCTTGACCATCATAGCACATAATGAACGTTTTGTTGTTGTCAAGAGAAGATTTCAACACTCTTCACATACTATTCACAAGTATTTTCATGAAGTTCTTGAAACAATAATGGAGTTTATAAAAGAGATGATAATGCCTACAACATTTGATCCTAATTTCGATATTCCTGGTAGTCATAAAA gAGCGGTTGGAGCTTTTGATGGGACACTAGTACATGCTATTATCCCACTTGATCAACAAATTGCTTATAGAGGAAGAGGAAAGGGAAAATGTTATCAAAATGTTTTGGCAATATGTGACTTCAACATGATTTTCACATATGTATATGCAGGAGTGGCCCATGATTCACGAGTTCTAGGAGATATATTATCTAATCCAGATAATTGTTTTTCATTCCCTCCTCCAA ATAAATATTATCTATGTGATGCTGCATATCCAAGTACTCGAGGATTTCTAACGCCATATCGTAATGTTCGATATTGGTTAGGAGATTATCGTCGTAGGCGTGCTACAACTAAAGAAGAAAAGTTTAATCATGCCCATGCACGAATCAGAAATGTTATTGAACGAGCTTTTGGAGTTTTAAAAGCAAGATTCCCAATATTGGACAAAATGGCTCCGTATGATTTTAATGTTCAAAGAGATGTTGTTATTGCTTGTTTTGCAGTTCATAATTTCATTAGGAAGGAGCGTATTAACGATGATCTGTTCAATCATTTTGACACTGCTCAAATAATATTCGACGAAGAACAACAAGAAGAAAATCCGGAAGAAGCATATAGAACTAATTGGACAACTGAAGATGTCTAG